The following nucleotide sequence is from Malania oleifera isolate guangnan ecotype guangnan chromosome 4, ASM2987363v1, whole genome shotgun sequence.
gggttgcacaatttttaccgaggttatttggggttaaaatagagttaattttcttaaactcttttaaaataatttaaataattcccccagtgtccccaacggtcataatttatggcatgtctatatatatgccttcatttggaaagattaagtagagattagggcttttgattaaaaaaattttctccgaaatttctagagcttcacttCCACATACAAGCCCATATACTCcacatatttccattctcttgaaaaatcatatttggtgTGAGTGCTTTGAGAGATCCTACACTGCTTAGACTAGCTTAAACTCtcatattgattgttgattttaaaaGAGTTAAGCTCAAAAGTTATCCTCATAGATTTAATCTATAAATTTGTTTTGTGGGGAAACTTGTTAAGCTCGTGAGTCTTTGCActgtattgcaagactcttgagcttgctTGTGTTTTTGAAGAACATTTTCTTGATAAGTTTGCTttgcaaatatctcttgtgctaaatcttttaaaaaatattttgagatattttttatACTCTTGGAAATCTTCGAAACATTATTTGTAGTTGATATatttatgtagattgtttcaaaTAAAATTAGCTAGCACACTTTCATGCATTGATTGCACATTGACACaatattgagagtagtttcacatatcttcactgagcttatatttcctatcatctggaagtgcattgattattggtTGTGCGTATTGTTGTATACATCTGCTTGTATTATAAGCACATTtgtttgtatgcaaaaatttatttgaatatctgttgtattctcgacgtgtggtcggaaaaaagagactagccttgttgaatagtcccagattggcttagacccggttaggaaagttaggtgcaccattctgataaggtgcggttgtaggttgaggtcagccccgttaattgacctggttgtatacggtgctgctccacccttgaaatgagcctttagtggactcctcttacttgtgagtttgaggtaaggacgtaggcacagttgatcgaaccccgataacatttcttgtgtctacttttaatttctgtattttaaattccaacacttaaatgtttatgttttactattgagattGTTTGagtttatgaatatatatatatatatatataaagaccctaggtttgtgtaatactgtttgtggaatttgaattgacctaagataatttttaaatacccaattcaccttccttttgggaatacaccaattccaacatacttCCACAATGACCTATCCATAGTATATGAGTAGAACAACCTCCTAAAGTCTGCCAAtgttctaccccaatatataatgacaataaaaTGAACTCATCATGTCTGGCAACGTTttatcgtgattacatctaggcaatataacgaactctttaggtctgccaacattatattgtgatacGCACGGATAACCATACAAAATAACCCATTCACACATCAAATTATTCATCACACGGAAATCACAAGTAGTCAGTATTCGCAACCAATCTATGTTTACAGATAAACTGTATCTACAACCAGCCAATATCCACAAATAGTTAGTATTTATtaccaatcaatattcacaacagCCAGTATTCGCAACCAGTTAATTTATGAaagttatattcatgccacacaatttctcccatatataatatatatcaaaaatcattatttttccaaatgcctaaaatgttcagaaaatcatacctaaatatataaatttgtataatcgaATTTAACCAGTTCAAACTTAGTAAAACctgctataattaattcccttCACCTATTCCTCGAATATTATGCCCAAATCGAATAAAAAACGAAACCaagtattccaaaaatcctaacttaattagtttaacctcaggatatttatcatttaacatctcctagacccacacactcccaatacttaatttaatattaaaagatattttacttaccttgattttggagtggtgccccggaATCCCAAATTGAAAAACTGTTCTGTttaagttgcagagaatcttcttAGGAACCCTATGGTGGTTTTTGATCGTCGAATTGGGCTAAATCTGGGCCGAATTTGAAGAAAGAAGGTAGGGAAACCGAAACCTAGAAAGAGAAAacgagagaggagagagaattttcAGAAAAAAGATCTAAGGTCTTTTTATAATTGGGCTTTCTTCGACGAGTTTAAAAGGCTCATTGACGAAACCAAGAAGAACATTTGTTGCCAAAGTCATCATGTTCATCAACGAAAcgtttaaaaacctgaattttcctTACTTTCGGTAATTCATCGTCAACAAGAGACGtgtactcgttgacgaaacccagaaggacgttcgtcgacgaggagaactaattcgtcgacgagtccctgctcgatgttattttttaaattatattttccttttttttatttttcttttttcttttattcatttttattttattttttttgggttcgAGTTACTacaatttgtcaaaatttttacaATAATATATGAGCTCATATATTCCCAAAaagttgaaaataaaattttttattcaaattgtGTTCTTTTCAACATTTGTTTTCATTCaatgaaataaattaaaatcagcaTCTATAGatccaaataattataataaaaaaaaattacattttgtAGGCATTGCAAGGGAAATAAAGTTCTCCCCCaactgttatttaatattttaatataaaaaaaaccaaaaaatgaaaaaactcGCCAACAAAAGCCCAAGTTCTCACGTGCGTTGCTGCGGCACGTGTTTACCGGCTTCCCTCTTCCATGGGGGGCTTTCCCGCCAGGTGCCTAACTCATacacgcagagagagagagagaggggatagTTGCAGAAATGGAGTTCAGCTTGAGCGGGAACGCTCTGAAAACCTTTGCTCGCTCTATCACGTGCCTTGCACGCGTCGGAAACGAGCTTGTCATCCAAGCTTCTCCTTCTCAGGtacctctctctctcccactctctctctccctctctctctctctctctctctctcacacacacacactcgcACGCGCGTACACACACATTTCTCTCTCTGATTGAAGTTGAATCGACCCACCATCAATTTATACCTCATCAACTAGTTCATCACGCCACTGTTGTTCGCATTCAAGCAATTAGCTAGTCAATTCAACAATTAAGTGAATTTTGTTTCTAATGGCGCGCGGAATTCCAGCTTCGTTGGTCTGATAAACGACTGTTTGTTTGGTTGCGTTATTATATTGTATGATTAACTATAGCTCTGGTATCATTTTGTGGATGTGCTTTCCATATCTGAGCTTAGATATGCTTGTAATTTGTTAGTTAGGGTTTTGCACTCGTGCTTCTAGGGCTTTTGAGGAAAGCACATGCCATGATTTGTATAGGATTGTTTCTTTGGATTGTGAAATTTTCTGTGGATTTTGGTGTATGCGCGTGTTATTTGATACGAAGAACAAGGGAGTAAGCAATAACATATGGTACGGCTGGAGGTCATTAGGATTGTAAGTTGCCAAGTTAATggaggaaaatgaaagaaaataatatCGAAAGGCTTCGCAGAAGCATAGTGCTTGCATTTTGAGAAACTTGGTCTGCCTTCAATTCCTCCCCCTCTCCCCCCAATTCACAGGTCATCCTTCCCTGCGTAGTTCATGCAGTAAGACAAATGATCATGTTGGGGATAAATTAAGAGTACTGCTTCCTGTTTATTTGGCTCTTTAGCAATAAGAATCCTGGTCTTCTATTTTTCACTTTTTAATCACATTGTCTTCTCAGCTACAAAACTttgttgaagaagaaaataaCAACACTGGGTTTTTGATGTTAATTTTTGTAGCGAATCTATTTGCACAAGGCTAATATGTACACTGACTCGTTTTCACCTGCAGCTTGCTTTTCACACTCTCAATTCATCAAGGTCTGCTTATAAATCTATTACATTTAAGCCTAATTTCTTTGATCTGTGCACAATTTCTGGCACTCAAGTGCAATTTAGCGTTCTTTTGAAGGtatgcttttattttttaattttttttaacctCCATATACATTGTCGGTTTTATTTGGTTGCGGAGACTCACAGaaggaaaaaaaagagaagaaaaaaactTGATCATGCAAAATAAACTTTTCTCTGACTAGATGCATGTAGGCCATTTGTTCTGTTCTTAGGACACCCATTTCAAGTATTGATCATTTGAGCGTGCAATTACCCAATCCCGATGCATCGAAAGTGCAATGGACTTTGGAATGCTACAGTGGTAATGTGCCCTTTTACATTTCTTATCTGTTATCCAAAGGGAGCAATTAGGGCGAAGTAGTTTTTTTCCACAAGGTGCATGTGGCGCGACTGATTGTTTCCACATGCTTTATTAATGTTCACTGAGACAAACTCCTAACAAAATTGTGCAGGAATGAGAAAAATCTATTGGATTACTTGCAATGTTGAGCCCGACATACAACATCTTTCTCTTGACAGGACAAGATTCCCAAGCAGTTTGGTAGTGAGGCCCCGTGATCTCAACAGATTGCTAGCTAATTTTCAGTCATCCCTTCAAGAAATCACAATCATTGCAACAGAACCCACATCTTTACCTTCTGATGCTGCAAGTGAAATTGGTGGGAAAGCTGTTGAACTTAGAAGTTATATAGATCCCACCAAAGGTAGAATAGGACTGTTATAACCCCTTTCTCCTGGGGAAATTTGTTGAAAAAgtcaatttattttatatttttcaattacaGAGAATGACTCCTCACTACACACTCAGCTGTGGATAGATCCTACAGAAGAGTTTGTGCAGTATACCCACACAGGAGATCCTGTAGATGTAACATTTGGTGTGAAGGAATTGAAGGTATATGAGGCAACACTCTAATTCTTTTGAGCCTTCTTTATCATTTGGTGGACATAATCAAACTTAGCATCCCCTTTTCTCAACTGATCAGCCTTGTCATCCTGTGGATGCTGTCATGTCAATGTTATGCAATCATGTGGGTTggtttattatataatatatat
It contains:
- the LOC131154293 gene encoding uncharacterized protein LOC131154293 isoform X1, producing the protein MEFSLSGNALKTFARSITCLARVGNELVIQASPSQLAFHTLNSSRSAYKSITFKPNFFDLCTISGTQVQFSVLLKAICSVLRTPISSIDHLSVQLPNPDASKVQWTLECYSGMRKIYWITCNVEPDIQHLSLDRTRFPSSLVVRPRDLNRLLANFQSSLQEITIIATEPTSLPSDAASEIGGKAVELRSYIDPTKENDSSLHTQLWIDPTEEFVQYTHTGDPVDVTFGVKELKAFLSFCEGCEVDIHLFFEKAGEPILMAPKFGLDDGSSSNFDAALVLATMLVSQLHEGNPLEHPPVAGIVHDQANHGRGSQAQEERPGVNVSEHPSDHTRIWSELSGSAAKSNSGAEGRQVRGERNPTAVAQGEIERISTMQISKAGSARGNVPGGADFCSPAQAPQVTTEVNDHGLTQRHPSNWVDLDEGGDDDNDDDEGVENELCVQATPPYYEEQ